From Papaver somniferum cultivar HN1 unplaced genomic scaffold, ASM357369v1 unplaced-scaffold_99, whole genome shotgun sequence, the proteins below share one genomic window:
- the LOC113346244 gene encoding F-box protein At3g07870-like, giving the protein MENLHADILSKLLSHIPRESVLSCKLVCKTWNTLLLGRKLEVGILLCVASREERNLQLHYGYYDEIITLTDDDHESFTYKTVERIKHPVINKREREVIDIMVGSCNGLVCFLVPHHRVVDPVYICNPISGEYINLPRIDSKKGLIVSGFGYNRSVDRYKVIRIHYPNRFGYGWPRSPGQVQIYTLVGGDSGWRNLGDIKYSLAFNGTLLNGSLYWLDWNDQKIVSFDLADEEFRLLPTAPPCFICVKHAYYRLAVLDCWVGICALFTISGR; this is encoded by the coding sequence ATGGAAAATCTTCACGCGGATATATTATCAAAACTTCTTTCACATATTCCTCGCGAATCTGTCTTAAGCTGCAAACTTGTTTGCAAAACTTGGAACACTCTCCTCCTTGGTAGAAAGCTGGAAGTTGGTATCCTCTTATGTGTTGCGTCACGTGAGGAAAGAAACCTTCAACTTCACTACGGATACTACGATGAAATCATTACGCTTACTGACGACGACCATGAGAGTTTTACGTATAAAACAGTAGAGAGAATCAAGCATCCTGTCATTAATAAGCGAGAACGAGAAGTCATAGATATCATGGTTGGTTCTTGCAACGGTTTGGTTTGCTTCTTAGTACCCCATCATCGTGTTGTAGATCCCGTTTATATCTGCAATCCAATATCTGGTGAGTACATTAACCTCCCGAGAATAGACAGCAAAAAAGGCCTCATAGTAAGCGGATTCGGCTACAATCGCTCAGTAGACAGATACAAGGTTATTAGAATTCACTATCCCAACCGATTTGGTTATGGATGGCCTCGAAGCCCAGGACAGGTCCAGATATATACTCTGGTAGGTGGTGACAGCGGATGGAGAAATCTTGGAGACATCAAGTATTCCTTGGCTTTTAATGGTACCCTTCTGAATGGATCTCTGTATTGGTTGGACTGGAATGACCAGAAGATTGTGTCTTTTGATTTGGCCGATGAAGAATTTCGATTGCTACCAACAGCACCCCCATGTTTCATATGCGTGAAGCACGCTTATTATCGACTTGCAGTGTTGGACTGTTGGGTGGGCATTTGTGCTTTGTTCACTATAAGTGGGAGGTAG